Below is a genomic region from Echinicola rosea.
CCAGACGCAGTTCGCCAGATGGCAATTTAAGGGCTACATATTTCCCCTCTTTTGCTACCAATTGCGCATAACTGCCGGCACTTCTTGCCATTGTACCACCCTTACCAGGCTTAAGCTCCACGTTGTGGATAATGGTACCTAAAGGAATGTTTTGCATCGGAAGGTTATTACCTACTTCAGGAGCAACATTCTCTCCGGAAACAACGGTATCTCCCGCAGTCAATCCTTCCGGTGCGACGATGTATGCCTTGCTCCCGTCAGCGTAATATAACAACGCCAATCGTGCTGTTCTGTTAGGATCGTATTCAATTCCTTTTACAGTAGCAGGCACTCCATCCTTGTTTCGCTTATAATCTACTAACCTAAGTCTTTTCTTATGACCACCACCGATGTAGCGAGCGGTCATCTTTCCTGAGTTATTTCTACCGCCTGATTTCTTCAACGGAGCCAACAATGACTTCTCTGGCTTAGACTTGGTGATCTCACCAAAAGTCGGTGCCAATCTATATCGGGTACCGGGAGTTACAGGCTTTAATTTTTTAACTGCCATGATTCTGATTCAATTAAATTTCTCCGTAAAAGTCAATTACTTCTCCATCGGCCACTTGTACAATAGCTTTCTTGAAAGCATTGGTATAACCGGATACTACTTTTGTCTTAGTGTAACGCGTCTTCAGTTTACCTGCATAACGCATCGTCCTTACTGACACCACTTTTACACCGAACATTTTTTCTACGGCTGCTTTGATTTCTGGCTTTTTAGCTGTCTTCTCCACTACAAATCCATATACGCCTCTTTCGTTCATTGCCGAAATCTTTTCCGTAATCAAAGGCTTCTTTAGTATATCCATTGTCTTACTTCGATAAAAGGGTTTCCAACTTACTTACTGAACCTTCACAAAGCACCAATGTATCGGCATGAAGCACATCGTAGGTATTGATGTCAGCGACCGTCTTTACTTGCGCTTTTGGGAGGTTTCTACTTGACAAATAAACGTTATTGTTCGCTTCAGGAAGAACCAATAGCGTTTTCTTATCTGCCAGGGAAAGTCCGGACAGAAGCGCTACATAATTCTTGGTCTTGATGCTGTCAAAACTAACATCTTCCAAAACAGTAAGGCTGTTGTCCTTCACTTTGTAAGTAAGGGCAGATTTTCTTGCCAATTGTTTTACTTTCTTGTTCAATTTGAAAGAGTAGTTCCTTGGTCTTGGACCGAACACTCTACCCCCACCTCTGAACAATGGCGATTTAATAGAACCAGCTCTGGCACCTCCGGTACCTTTTTGCTTCTTTATCTTCTTTGTGGAGCCGGCTATCTCAGCCCTCTCTTTGCTCTTATGAGTACCCTGTCTTTGGTTGGCCAAAAACTGCTTCACATCCAGGTAGATCGCATGATCATTAGGCTCGATCGCGAAAATTTCGTCAGAAAGACTTACCTTTCTACCTGTCTCTTCACCGTTATGTTTTAATACTGCTAATTCCATTTGATTACTTCTCTAAAATAACGTAAGAATTTTTTGGACCAGGGACAGAGCCACTTACCAATATCAAGTTTTTCTCAGCATAAACCTTCAACACTTTCAGGTTCAATACTTTAACCCGGCTTCCACCTGTTCTACCTGCCATTCTAAGACCTTTGAATACTCTTGATGGCCAAGAACACGCACCAATAGCACCTGGGTGACGCTGACGGTTGTGCTGACCGTGGGTAGAACCACCTACACCAGCAAACCCATGACGCTTTACTACACCCTGGAAACCTTTACCCTTGGAAGTACCAATAGCATCGACAAAGTCTCCTTCTGCGAAAACCTCACCTGCCTTCACGGATTTTCCAAGATCCACTTGACCTTCAAATTCAACTCTGAAGTCTCTGAATTCTACAACTTTCTGCTTAGGTGTGGTACCGGCCTTTTTGAAATGACCCAACAGTGGCTTAGGAGTGTTTTTTTCCTTACGCTCACCGTACCCTAACTGAACAGCGCTGTACCCGTCTGTTTCTACATTTTTTACTTGCGTCACTACGCAAGGACCAGCTTCTATTAGCGTGCATGCGACACTTCGTCCATCGGCACTGAAAACGCTAGTCATTCCTACTTTTTTACCTATTATTCCAGACATCTTCTGTTATATAATATAATTATGCACAAGTACTTACACACTTGTGCCTTTTTAAGGACTGCAAAGTTAGTAATTTAAATACAGCTAACAAATTACAACTCATATATTTTCAAACATTTACAAAAATTATCTTCCCCAAAACGCCATCTTGCAGCGCCTTTTACAAAAGATTATATGAGTTTTTACCATAAAATAAAAAACCCATCCGCTGATCGCGGACAGGTCTTTTTATTAAATAATATGGATAAAGATCAAACTTTGATCTCTACATCTACTCCACTTGGAAGCTCAATCTTCATCAAAGCATCTACCGTTTTTGAGCTGTTGGAATAAATATCCACTAGCCTCTTATAGGTACACAATTGATATTGATCTCTTGCTTTTTTGTTTACGTGTGGCGACTTCAGTACCGTAAACTTCTCCTTCTTCGTCGGCAAAGGAATCGGTCCAACCACCACTGCTCCGGTAGTTTTTACAGCTTTTACGATTTTCTCTGATGACTTGTCCACCAAAGTATGATCGTAAGACTTAAGTTTTATTCTTATTTTCTGATTCATGTTCAATTAAATTTAGGCCTTAGCTCCTTTTACTTCAGCGATTACACCTTCTGCGATATTATTAGGAACTGGTTCATAGTGAGAGAATGTCAAGGTAGCTGTCGCTCTACCAGAAGAAATCGTTCTAAGGTCAGTAATATAACCAAACAACTCAGACAATGGCACAGCAGCTTTAACTACAGATGAAGTACCTTTGGTATCCATCCCTTTCATCAAACCTCTTCTTCTGTTCAAATCACCAGTGATTGGACCAGTATACTCATCTGGAGTAACCACATCCACAGACATAACAGGCTCCAGCAACTGAGGCTTACACTTCTTAGCTGCTTCTTTGAAACCTAGTCGCGCTGCCAATTCAAAGGAAAGTGCATCGGAATCGACATCGTGGAAGGAACCATGGAACAGTCTCACTTTCATTGCTTCGATAGGATAGCCTGCCAATGGACCGTTCTTCATCGCTTCTTGGAATCCTTTCTGGATAGATGGGATAAATTCTTTTGGAATCACACCACCTACAATACCATTTTCAAATTCCAATCCTGGCTTCACTTCTCCAGTTTCTGGATCTTCTTCTTTTGGTCCTAGTTCGAATACGATATCGGCAAATTTACCTTTACCACCAGTTTGTTTCTTATAAACTTCCTTGTGCTCTACAGAACCAAACAAAGCTTCTTTATAAGCCACTTGAGGAGCACCTTGGGTAATTTCTACCTTAAATTCTCTCTTCAAACGGTCAATGATGATATCCAAGTGAAGCTCGCCCATACCTCTAAGGATGGTCTGGCCAGTTTCATGGTCAGTATTTACCTGAAGGGTAGGATCTTCTTCAACCAACTTAGTGATGGCCATAGACAATTTATCCACATCAGCCTTCGTCTTCGGCTCGATCGCATAACCGATTACCGGCTCAGGGAAGATCATGGACTCCAATACCACTTTTCGATCTTCAGAACACAAGGTATCACCTGTCTTGATATCCTTAAATCCAACTACCGCACCGATATCACCTGCTTCCAGACGTTCGATTTGGTTTTGCTTATTGGCGTGCATTTGGAATACACGTGAGATACGCTCCTTGTTACCTGAACGGCTATTGAATACATAAGACCCTGAATCAAGCACACCTGAGTAAGCCCTTACGAAACACAGACGGCCTACGAAAGGATCCGTAGCAATTTTAAAGGCCAAGCCTGCAAATGGCTCATTGCGGTCAGGAGCAATCGCTACCTGCTTCTCTTCATCATTCAGGTCGTTAGCGATCATATCATGCTTGTCCAGTGGAGAAGGAAGCAATTCCATCACCAAATCAAGCATCGCCTGAACACCTTTATTTTTGAAAGAAGAACCACAAACCATTGGTACAATCTTCATATCAATGGTAGCTGCCCTAAGGGCTGTTAGGATTTCTTCTTCTGTAATAGAACTGGAATCTTCGAAGAATTTCTCCATCAAGGTCTCATCGTATTCAGCTACTGCCTCAAGCAAATGCTCACGGTATTCAGCAACTTCCTCTTTAAGATCTTCAGGAATCGGCACCTCTTCGAAAGTCATTCCCATATCATCTTCGTTCCAGATGATACCGCGGTTATTGATCAAATCAACTACTCCACGGAACCTGTCTTCTGATCCGATTGGGATTTGCAAAGGAACTGCATAGCTGCCCAGCATCTCCTTTACTTGTTTACATACGTCAAGGAAGTTTGCTCCCGCACGGTCCATTTTGTTTACAAAACCGAGACGGGGCACTTTATAGTTATCAGCTAGTCTCCAGTTAGTCTCAGATTGTGGCTCCACACCATCTACTGCACTAAACAAGAACACAAGCCCATCCAATACACGCAGGGAACGGTTCACCTCTACTGTAAAATCCACGTGACCTGGAGTATCGATGATATTGATTTGGTAATTATTATCTCTGTAAGGCCAGAAAACGGTCGTAGCAGCGGAAGTAATGGTAATACCTCTTTCCTGCTCTTGGGACATCCAGTCCATTGTAGCGGCACCATCGTGCACCTCACCTACTTTATGCGAAACGCCTGAATAAAATAGAATCCGCTCGGTGGTTGTCGTTTTACCAGCATCGATGTGAGCAGCAATACCGATGTTTCTTGTAAATTTTAAGTCTCTTGCCATCCTAATTTAAAATCTAAAGTGAGAGAATGCTTTATTGGCTTCTGCCATTCTGTGTGTATCATCTTTTTTCTTCACAGCCGCACCTTCTCCTTTGGATGCAGCGATGATCTCGCCAGCAAGTCGGTCCATCATCGTCTTTTCGCCTCTTCTTCTGGCAAAAGTAATCATCCACTTAATACCAAGTGATGTCTTTCTTTCAGGTCTTACTTCCATTGGTACCTGGAATGTAGCTCCCCCAACCCTACGACTCTTCACCTCTACAGCTGGAGTTATATTGTTAAGCGCTTTTTTCCAAACCTCAAGACCATTCTCACCCAACTTCTCTTCTACTTTATCTACCGCATCGTAGAAGATTCTGTAAGCAATACTCTTCTTCCCATCTACCATAAGGCAGTTCACAAACTTGGTCACCAAAGTATCATTGAACTTCGGATCAGGAAGAATATATCTCTTTTTCGGTTTCGCTTTTCTCATTGTTCAGTTTGTTTTCTATTGTTTATTTTTTGTCCTTAGGACGCTTCGCACCGTACTTGGAGCGACCTTGCTTACGGTCTTTCACTCCTGCTGTATCCAGTGCACCTCGGATGATGTGATAACGCACACCGGGAAGATCCTTCACACGACCACCTCTGATCAATACGATAGAGTGTTCTTGCAAATTGTGTCCTTCTCCTGGAATGTAAGCGTTCACTTCTTTTCCATTTGTCAATCTAACCCTGGCCACTTTTCTCATCGCCGAGTTAGGTTTCTTAGGCGTAGTGGTGTACACCCTTGTACACACACCCCTCCTTTGAGGACAGGCATCCAATGCTCTAGACTTGGATTTTGTCACCAAAGTGGTTCTACCTTTTCTAACTAACTGTTGTATAGTAGGCATTAACTGATAAATTTATTTTACTCCTTTAACATATGAAATTTGGACTGCAAAGGTAACGAAATCGATAAAACAAACAAAATTAAAGAGTTATATTTTGGTTATGCCTCACCAAGCGTCCCACCGAAGTTCATCGGAAATTCAGGCACACCACTTCCACCTTCAATTTTGCCGAAAGCATTTTCGTATTTCTCCACATTGTCCTTAAGCGCCGCCAGCAAACGCTTCGCATGATCCGGCGTCATGATTATCCGTGATTTTACACGGGCCTTGGGCACGCCCGGCATCATGCGGATAAAATCCAACACAAACTCAGAATTGCTATGTGCAATCATGGCCAAATTGGCATAAATACCTTCCGCTACCTCATCGGATAGTTCCACATTGATCTGCTGGTTCTTTTCTTTTTCGTCCTTATTATCTTCCATGACTTTTGCTTATGGGTTTTTCATTATTGCTTACCTGCGCATCGTTTAAGCCCTCAGGTTACAGCACCTTTCTATTTGGCACCTTTGCTTACCGATTTGAGTACAACCGCTCAACAGTACTACAATTCGGCACCATCCCATGTGACTTAATCAAAAAAGGCCTGCAATAAATACAGGCCTTTTGCACTTTTATGAAATTCAAACTACTTAACAGCCTCTTTGGACTTACGGGATTCTCTTTCCTTTTCTGTGGAAGAAAGCTTCTCGTACTCCTCCTTGGATCCTACGATGATGTGTTGGAAATCTCGCTGTCCAGTACCCGCTGGGATAAGATGCCCAACAATTACGTTCTCTTTAAGTCCCAGCAACTCATCACGCTTACCTCGGATGGCTGCTTCACTCAAGACTTTGGTCGTCTCCTGGAAGGAAGCCGCAGAAATAAAGCTTTCTGTACCCAACGATGCCGCGGTAATACCTTGAAGTGTTGGCTTGGATACCGCAGTTTCTGCATCCCTCACCTGAACAAGCTTAAGGTCCTTACGCTTCAGGCTGGAGTTTTCGTCACGAAGTCTTCTGGAAGTGATGATCATACCCGCTTTCAATGTAGAGGAATCACCAGCATCCATAACTACTTTCTTATCTAGGATATTGTCGTTTTCTTCCCTGAAAGCCCACTTATCTACCACCTGTCCTTGTAGGAAACCTGTATCACCAGCATCTAGGATCTCTACTTTCTGCATCATCTGGCTTACGATCACTTCGATATGTTTATCGTTGATCTTCACACCCTGCAGACGGTATACTTCTTGGATCTCATTTACCAGGTATTCCTGAACAGCCGTAGGGCCTTTGATGGATAGAATATCATTTGGAGTGATGGCTCCATCAGAAAGTGGCTCGCCAGCTCTGATAAAGTCATTTTCCTGTACCAAGATGTGCTTGGACAATGATACCATATAACGCTTCTTCACTCCGTCTTTTGACTCGATGAAGATTTCTCTGTTACCTCTTTTGATGCCGCCATAAGTTACGACACCGTCGATTTCAGAAACCACCGCAGGATTGGACGGGTTACGTGCTTCGAACAGCTCAGTTACCCTTGGAAGACCACCGGTAATATCCCGTGTCTTACCTACTGACCGAGGGATTTTCACCAAGATCTGACCGGCTTTCACTTTATCCCCCTCTTCTACTGCCAAGTGTGCTCCCACTGGGATGTTATAGCTCTTGGTTTCGTCACCATAGTTCACCACTACTGCCGGGTTTTTCGTCTTATCCTTGGTATCGATGATTACTTTTTCCTTGTATCCTGTCTGGTCATCGGCCACCTCTTTAAAAGTCACGCCTTCGATGATGGATTCAAAGGAAACCTCACCGTCAAACTCAGAAAGGATTACGGCATTGTACGGATCCCAGGTACAGAGAGAATCCCCTTTGCCGATTTTCTGACCATCTTCCACGTTAAGGATCGCACCATAAGGAACGTGATTAGACGCCAATGTCTTGCCAGATTTGGCATCATTGATCTTGATCTCTCCAGATCGACC
It encodes:
- the rplW gene encoding 50S ribosomal protein L23: MDILKKPLITEKISAMNERGVYGFVVEKTAKKPEIKAAVEKMFGVKVVSVRTMRYAGKLKTRYTKTKVVSGYTNAFKKAIVQVADGEVIDFYGEI
- the rplD gene encoding 50S ribosomal protein L4; the encoded protein is MELAVLKHNGEETGRKVSLSDEIFAIEPNDHAIYLDVKQFLANQRQGTHKSKERAEIAGSTKKIKKQKGTGGARAGSIKSPLFRGGGRVFGPRPRNYSFKLNKKVKQLARKSALTYKVKDNSLTVLEDVSFDSIKTKNYVALLSGLSLADKKTLLVLPEANNNVYLSSRNLPKAQVKTVADINTYDVLHADTLVLCEGSVSKLETLLSK
- the rplB gene encoding 50S ribosomal protein L2; the protein is MAVKKLKPVTPGTRYRLAPTFGEITKSKPEKSLLAPLKKSGGRNNSGKMTARYIGGGHKKRLRLVDYKRNKDGVPATVKGIEYDPNRTARLALLYYADGSKAYIVAPEGLTAGDTVVSGENVAPEVGNNLPMQNIPLGTIIHNVELKPGKGGTMARSAGSYAQLVAKEGKYVALKLPSGELRLVLGVCKATVGTVSNSDHMNVVLGKAGRNRWLGKRPRVRGVAMNPVDHPMGGGEGRSSGGHPRSRTGLLAKGKKTRSPKKYSNKFIISKRSK
- a CDS encoding DUF3467 domain-containing protein, coding for MEDNKDEKEKNQQINVELSDEVAEGIYANLAMIAHSNSEFVLDFIRMMPGVPKARVKSRIIMTPDHAKRLLAALKDNVEKYENAFGKIEGGSGVPEFPMNFGGTLGEA
- the fusA gene encoding elongation factor G, coding for MARDLKFTRNIGIAAHIDAGKTTTTERILFYSGVSHKVGEVHDGAATMDWMSQEQERGITITSAATTVFWPYRDNNYQINIIDTPGHVDFTVEVNRSLRVLDGLVFLFSAVDGVEPQSETNWRLADNYKVPRLGFVNKMDRAGANFLDVCKQVKEMLGSYAVPLQIPIGSEDRFRGVVDLINNRGIIWNEDDMGMTFEEVPIPEDLKEEVAEYREHLLEAVAEYDETLMEKFFEDSSSITEEEILTALRAATIDMKIVPMVCGSSFKNKGVQAMLDLVMELLPSPLDKHDMIANDLNDEEKQVAIAPDRNEPFAGLAFKIATDPFVGRLCFVRAYSGVLDSGSYVFNSRSGNKERISRVFQMHANKQNQIERLEAGDIGAVVGFKDIKTGDTLCSEDRKVVLESMIFPEPVIGYAIEPKTKADVDKLSMAITKLVEEDPTLQVNTDHETGQTILRGMGELHLDIIIDRLKREFKVEITQGAPQVAYKEALFGSVEHKEVYKKQTGGKGKFADIVFELGPKEEDPETGEVKPGLEFENGIVGGVIPKEFIPSIQKGFQEAMKNGPLAGYPIEAMKVRLFHGSFHDVDSDALSFELAARLGFKEAAKKCKPQLLEPVMSVDVVTPDEYTGPITGDLNRRRGLMKGMDTKGTSSVVKAAVPLSELFGYITDLRTISSGRATATLTFSHYEPVPNNIAEGVIAEVKGAKA
- the rpsJ gene encoding 30S ribosomal protein S10 codes for the protein MNQKIRIKLKSYDHTLVDKSSEKIVKAVKTTGAVVVGPIPLPTKKEKFTVLKSPHVNKKARDQYQLCTYKRLVDIYSNSSKTVDALMKIELPSGVDVEIKV
- the rpsL gene encoding 30S ribosomal protein S12, whose amino-acid sequence is MPTIQQLVRKGRTTLVTKSKSRALDACPQRRGVCTRVYTTTPKKPNSAMRKVARVRLTNGKEVNAYIPGEGHNLQEHSIVLIRGGRVKDLPGVRYHIIRGALDTAGVKDRKQGRSKYGAKRPKDKK
- the rplC gene encoding 50S ribosomal protein L3 gives rise to the protein MSGIIGKKVGMTSVFSADGRSVACTLIEAGPCVVTQVKNVETDGYSAVQLGYGERKEKNTPKPLLGHFKKAGTTPKQKVVEFRDFRVEFEGQVDLGKSVKAGEVFAEGDFVDAIGTSKGKGFQGVVKRHGFAGVGGSTHGQHNRQRHPGAIGACSWPSRVFKGLRMAGRTGGSRVKVLNLKVLKVYAEKNLILVSGSVPGPKNSYVILEK
- the rpsG gene encoding 30S ribosomal protein S7, whose amino-acid sequence is MRKAKPKKRYILPDPKFNDTLVTKFVNCLMVDGKKSIAYRIFYDAVDKVEEKLGENGLEVWKKALNNITPAVEVKSRRVGGATFQVPMEVRPERKTSLGIKWMITFARRRGEKTMMDRLAGEIIAASKGEGAAVKKKDDTHRMAEANKAFSHFRF